The Ruania alba genome window below encodes:
- a CDS encoding bifunctional proline dehydrogenase/L-glutamate gamma-semialdehyde dehydrogenase, protein MLRSTRPAPPIASAHRTTCGGELVGVTTEPTVAIDDALAQDAIAQVRRWLEASQHHPVDPAAQRLAAILRDENGLAFTLGFVDSVIRPEDTAVAARALRELVPLTPRLLPWHLRTAIRAGGLASRVLPGVVVPAARSVLRRMVRHLIVDATDQKLGRSIETLRDADRGIRLNINLLGEAILGDAEASRRVAGTARLLARDDVDYVSIKVSSTVAPHSPWSFDDAVAHAVDSLSPLFRQAKESGGKFINLDMEEYKDLDLTEAVFTTLLNNEEFHDVEAGIVLQAYLPDALGVMMRLQEWAAERVARGGAPIKVRVVKGANLPMEHVDAESHGWPLATWGSKQESDSSYKAVLDYALHPERIRAVRIGLAGHNLFDIALAWLLAQRRGVTDGVEFEMLLGMATAQAAAVREDVGALLLYTPVVHPSEFDVAIAYLVRRLEEGASTENFMSAVFDLNTAALFDREKQRFLDSIATIPTEVPEPHRNQDRSRPQPPARLQGFQNTPDTDPAIAANRAWGDRIRAQMAGSTLGLDTVDASQIDTLAQLQEVIDGAVAANGAWRDLGADRRAEILHRAGEVLQARRADLLEVMGAECGKVLAQGDPEVSEAIDFAHYYAERGRELDHVDGASFTPDRLTVVTPPWNFPVAIPAGSTLAALAAGSSVIIKPAPQARRSGAVMVEALWEAGVPREVLRHVQLSEGELGTQLIGHESVDRVILTGGYETAERFREIRSDLPLLAETSGKNALIVTPSADFDLAARDVATSAFGHAGQKCSAASLVILVGSAATSDRFRRQLVDAVTSMPVGQPWDEQTQIGPIIGPAEGKLLDALTTLEPGQSWLVEPEQLDEAGTLWRPGIRDGVRPGSQFHLTEYFGPVLGIMTADTLTEAIELVNRIEYGLTSGLHSLDEAEIATWMASVEAGNLYVNRGITGAIVQRQPFGGWKKASVGAGTKAGGPNYLTGFGTWTDAPVSVSGATDSDDTVSRRAIHAAHDLPGADRDWLAGALATDEAAWAGEFGIVRDATGLDSEHNAFRYHPDEVTVRFEGERDVALIRVVAAGARAGAALTVSVAGALPRRLADYVATVADLHIEDGAAWAARAHRLAETGGRVRLIGGSAAELAALTQGSPAVALYTHEVVAAGRIELLTFLKEQAVSVTAHRFGTIRRYDIPAVTARSA, encoded by the coding sequence ATGCTGCGCTCGACCCGTCCGGCCCCGCCGATCGCGTCAGCGCACCGAACGACGTGTGGAGGAGAGCTGGTGGGCGTGACGACGGAACCGACGGTGGCGATCGACGACGCCCTCGCACAGGACGCCATCGCCCAGGTGCGCCGATGGCTGGAGGCCAGCCAGCATCACCCCGTCGATCCTGCCGCGCAGCGCCTCGCCGCCATCCTGCGTGACGAGAACGGTCTCGCGTTCACCCTCGGCTTCGTCGACAGCGTCATCCGCCCGGAGGACACCGCCGTGGCTGCTCGGGCCCTGCGCGAGCTCGTCCCGCTGACGCCCCGCCTGCTCCCGTGGCACCTGCGCACTGCGATCCGCGCCGGTGGTCTCGCCAGCCGGGTGCTCCCCGGGGTGGTCGTCCCGGCTGCGCGGTCGGTGCTGCGCCGCATGGTGCGCCACCTCATCGTCGATGCCACCGACCAGAAGCTCGGCCGTTCCATCGAGACGCTGCGCGATGCCGACCGCGGTATCCGCCTCAACATCAACCTCCTCGGCGAGGCGATCCTCGGTGACGCCGAAGCCAGCCGTCGGGTGGCCGGCACCGCGCGGCTGCTCGCCCGCGACGATGTCGACTACGTCTCCATCAAGGTCTCCTCCACGGTCGCCCCGCACAGCCCGTGGTCGTTCGACGACGCCGTCGCCCACGCGGTCGACTCCCTCAGCCCGCTGTTCCGGCAGGCCAAGGAGTCGGGCGGGAAGTTCATCAACCTCGACATGGAGGAGTACAAGGACCTCGACCTCACCGAGGCCGTGTTCACCACCCTCCTCAACAACGAGGAGTTTCACGACGTCGAAGCCGGCATCGTCCTGCAGGCCTACCTGCCTGACGCCCTTGGCGTGATGATGCGGCTCCAGGAGTGGGCCGCCGAGCGGGTCGCTCGCGGCGGTGCGCCGATCAAGGTGCGCGTGGTCAAGGGTGCCAACCTGCCGATGGAGCACGTGGACGCGGAGAGCCATGGCTGGCCGCTGGCCACCTGGGGCAGCAAGCAGGAATCGGACTCCTCCTACAAGGCCGTGCTCGACTACGCCCTGCACCCGGAGCGCATCCGAGCCGTGCGCATCGGCCTGGCCGGGCACAACCTCTTCGACATCGCCCTCGCCTGGCTGCTCGCCCAGCGCCGCGGCGTCACCGACGGTGTCGAGTTCGAGATGCTGCTCGGGATGGCCACCGCTCAGGCGGCGGCGGTCCGCGAGGACGTGGGCGCTCTGCTGCTCTACACCCCGGTGGTGCACCCGAGCGAGTTCGACGTCGCCATCGCCTATCTGGTCCGCCGCCTCGAAGAGGGCGCCTCGACCGAGAACTTCATGTCGGCCGTGTTCGACCTGAACACCGCTGCCCTGTTCGACCGGGAGAAGCAGCGCTTCCTCGACTCCATCGCCACGATCCCCACCGAGGTCCCTGAGCCCCACCGCAACCAGGACCGCAGCCGGCCGCAACCACCAGCACGGCTGCAGGGTTTCCAGAACACCCCGGACACCGACCCCGCCATCGCGGCGAACCGGGCGTGGGGGGATCGGATCCGCGCTCAGATGGCCGGCAGCACGCTCGGTCTCGACACCGTCGACGCGTCCCAGATCGACACCCTTGCCCAGCTGCAGGAGGTCATCGACGGTGCCGTCGCCGCCAATGGGGCCTGGCGAGACCTCGGGGCGGACCGCCGCGCCGAGATCCTGCACCGCGCCGGCGAGGTGCTGCAGGCCCGCCGTGCCGACCTGCTCGAGGTGATGGGCGCCGAGTGCGGCAAGGTGCTCGCCCAGGGCGACCCTGAGGTCAGCGAGGCCATCGACTTCGCCCACTACTACGCCGAGCGTGGCCGCGAGCTGGACCACGTGGACGGGGCGAGCTTCACCCCTGACCGGCTGACCGTCGTCACGCCCCCATGGAACTTCCCGGTCGCCATTCCCGCCGGCTCCACGCTGGCGGCGCTCGCGGCCGGATCCTCCGTGATCATCAAACCGGCCCCGCAGGCGCGGCGCTCGGGTGCGGTGATGGTGGAGGCGCTGTGGGAAGCGGGCGTCCCGCGCGAGGTGCTGCGCCACGTCCAGCTCTCCGAAGGTGAGCTCGGCACCCAGCTGATCGGCCACGAGTCGGTCGACCGGGTGATCCTCACCGGTGGGTATGAGACTGCGGAGCGGTTCCGCGAGATCCGCTCCGACCTGCCGTTGCTGGCGGAGACGAGCGGCAAGAATGCTCTCATCGTCACCCCGAGCGCCGACTTCGACCTCGCCGCGCGTGACGTCGCCACCTCGGCTTTCGGCCACGCCGGGCAGAAGTGCTCGGCCGCCTCGCTGGTCATCCTCGTGGGATCGGCGGCCACGTCCGACCGGTTCCGCCGCCAGCTCGTCGATGCGGTCACGTCGATGCCGGTGGGGCAGCCCTGGGACGAGCAGACCCAGATCGGCCCGATCATCGGCCCGGCCGAGGGAAAGCTGCTGGACGCGCTCACCACGCTCGAGCCGGGGCAGAGCTGGCTCGTGGAGCCGGAACAGCTCGACGAGGCCGGCACGCTGTGGCGCCCAGGGATCCGTGACGGCGTCCGGCCGGGGTCGCAGTTCCATCTCACCGAGTACTTCGGCCCGGTCCTGGGCATCATGACGGCGGACACGCTCACCGAGGCCATCGAGCTGGTCAACCGCATCGAGTACGGCCTCACCAGCGGCCTGCACTCCCTCGATGAGGCAGAGATCGCCACCTGGATGGCGAGCGTCGAGGCCGGCAACCTCTACGTCAACCGCGGCATCACCGGTGCGATCGTGCAGCGCCAGCCGTTCGGCGGCTGGAAGAAGGCCTCGGTCGGCGCCGGCACGAAGGCAGGAGGACCGAACTACCTCACCGGGTTCGGCACCTGGACCGACGCTCCGGTGTCCGTCTCCGGGGCAACCGACAGCGACGACACTGTCAGCCGCCGCGCTATACACGCTGCCCACGACCTCCCGGGCGCCGATCGTGACTGGCTCGCGGGCGCTCTCGCCACCGACGAGGCGGCCTGGGCCGGCGAGTTCGGCATCGTGCGCGACGCCACCGGGCTCGACAGTGAGCACAACGCCTTCCGCTACCACCCGGACGAGGTCACTGTGCGCTTCGAGGGTGAACGAGACGTGGCGCTGATCCGCGTGGTGGCAGCTGGGGCACGAGCCGGCGCTGCTCTCACGGTCAGCGTCGCCGGTGCGCTGCCGCGTCGGCTCGCTGACTACGTGGCAACCGTCGCCGACCTGCACATCGAGGACGGCGCAGCGTGGGCCGCGCGAGCCCATCGCCTCGCCGAGACAGGCGGGAGGGTCCGCCTGATCGGCGGTTCCGCCGCCGAGCTGGCTGCCCTCACCCAGGGATCGCCAGCCGTGGCGCTGTACACCCACGAGGTCGTCGCCGCGGGTCGGATCGAGCTCCTGACGTTCCTGAAGGAGCAGGCGGTATCCGTCACCGCTCATCGCTTCGGCACCATCCGTCGCTACGACATTCCGGCGGTGACTGCGCGGAGCGCGTAG
- a CDS encoding LysR family transcriptional regulator produces MWDSGRLRLLRELQLRGTVTAVAETLNFSISTVSHQLARLEREVGEQLLEPDGRRVRLTPQGRLVAEHAARMLDAEEATRGALEAFEPGPETVRVASLETAARALLPRALDALAVSRPNLRVEVAVVPPEEGLFELEARRFDLTIAEEYPGSTRQLRPGLDRVTLGTDPVRLCAAAATTAQSLREMADEPWVMEPPGAIVRDWGIQQCRAAGIEPDIRYEATDLTVHIRLISAGHAVGILPDLVWAGYTAELALIDLPGSPHRELFTSARPVSRSRPAVQAVHEALAGALRSPVAHPAP; encoded by the coding sequence GTGTGGGACTCCGGGCGGCTGCGTCTGCTGCGTGAGTTGCAGTTGCGAGGGACGGTCACCGCCGTGGCCGAGACGCTCAACTTCAGCATCTCGACGGTCTCGCACCAGCTCGCCCGACTGGAGCGCGAGGTGGGCGAACAACTGCTCGAACCGGACGGCCGCCGCGTGCGACTGACTCCCCAGGGAAGGTTGGTCGCCGAGCACGCCGCGCGGATGTTGGATGCGGAAGAGGCGACCCGGGGTGCTCTGGAAGCGTTCGAGCCGGGGCCCGAGACGGTCCGGGTGGCGTCCCTGGAGACCGCAGCGCGAGCTCTCCTGCCGCGGGCTCTCGACGCGCTGGCGGTGTCCCGCCCGAATCTCCGGGTCGAAGTGGCCGTGGTGCCACCGGAGGAGGGCTTGTTCGAGCTGGAAGCGCGCCGGTTCGACCTGACGATCGCCGAGGAGTATCCGGGCTCGACGCGTCAGCTGCGACCCGGGCTCGACCGGGTCACGCTGGGGACAGACCCGGTGCGCCTGTGCGCGGCGGCCGCCACGACGGCTCAATCCCTGCGCGAGATGGCCGACGAACCCTGGGTGATGGAACCGCCGGGCGCGATCGTGCGGGACTGGGGCATCCAGCAGTGCCGTGCCGCGGGGATCGAGCCGGACATTCGCTACGAGGCGACCGACCTCACCGTGCACATCCGGCTGATCTCGGCCGGTCACGCCGTCGGGATCCTGCCCGACCTGGTGTGGGCGGGCTATACCGCCGAGCTCGCACTGATCGACCTTCCCGGCAGCCCTCATCGGGAGCTGTTCACCTCGGCACGCCCTGTCTCCCGCAGCCGTCCCGCGGTACAGGCAGTCCACGAGGCCCTGGCGGGAGCGCTGCGCTCGCCCGTGGCGCACCCGGCACCCTGA
- a CDS encoding methylglyoxal synthase gives MRTPHTRRHIALVAHDSMKVDLLRWAEYNRDTLAEHVLYATGTTGTMLEYELGLPVHRFLSGPVGGDQQIGAKIAEGEITMLVFFWDPLEAQPHDPDVKALLRIGAVWNVPMACNVASADLMISSPLLDSDYVHQRPDLTPRTWDESSEHSPA, from the coding sequence ATGAGGACACCCCATACCCGGCGCCACATCGCTCTCGTCGCGCACGACAGCATGAAGGTCGACCTGCTGCGATGGGCTGAGTACAACCGGGACACGCTCGCCGAGCATGTCCTGTACGCCACCGGCACCACCGGCACGATGCTCGAGTACGAGCTCGGCCTACCGGTACATCGGTTCCTCTCCGGCCCCGTCGGCGGGGATCAGCAGATCGGCGCGAAGATCGCGGAGGGGGAGATCACCATGCTGGTGTTCTTCTGGGACCCGTTGGAGGCTCAGCCGCACGATCCGGACGTGAAGGCGCTTTTGCGGATCGGCGCCGTGTGGAACGTGCCGATGGCCTGCAACGTGGCCTCGGCCGACTTGATGATCTCCTCGCCACTGCTGGACAGCGACTACGTGCACCAGCGCCCGGACCTGACCCCGCGCACCTGGGACGAGTCCTCGGAGCACTCGCCCGCCTGA
- a CDS encoding helix-turn-helix domain-containing protein, with the protein MVDEEVVSMSALAQAADDDGDLYRGLDALVRLRQEADRREAVLVRRARAQGLTWAEIATLLGVSKQAVHKKYGGSRFEKRSR; encoded by the coding sequence ATGGTCGATGAGGAGGTGGTCTCGATGAGCGCGCTCGCCCAGGCAGCCGACGACGACGGCGATCTGTACCGAGGTCTGGATGCGCTGGTCCGACTGCGTCAGGAAGCAGATCGGCGTGAGGCCGTGCTGGTGCGCCGGGCCCGTGCACAGGGGCTCACCTGGGCCGAGATCGCCACGTTGCTGGGCGTCTCGAAGCAGGCGGTGCACAAGAAGTACGGCGGTTCCCGGTTCGAGAAGCGCTCGCGCTGA
- a CDS encoding carbohydrate ABC transporter permease: MTATLTSAPTATGSGVARPEQRRVTVGSVLRVAGLGLWLLITLFPLYWIAITSFKAPGTISRFPLEYWPGEPSLDNYRSLFEQSNFGVFLGNSAIVATTAGATATLIALLSAYVLARFHFRSKGAVLIAFLLTQMIPAFIALGPLYSMMSDIGLVDRKFGLVLVYVAISIPFSTIMLRGFFQNVPDALEEAAMIDGCSRLGALFRVIVPVMTPGIIAAFIFNFVNSWNELFLSVVLMHSESNRTVPAALNGFISTFNIDWGSMSAAAVLTILPTMVMFALASKWIVQGLTAGAVKG; the protein is encoded by the coding sequence ATGACGGCGACCCTCACCTCCGCGCCAACGGCCACCGGGTCCGGCGTCGCCAGGCCGGAGCAGCGGCGCGTCACGGTCGGCAGTGTGCTGCGTGTGGCCGGGCTCGGGCTGTGGCTGCTGATCACCCTGTTCCCGCTGTACTGGATCGCCATCACGTCCTTCAAGGCGCCGGGGACGATCAGCCGGTTCCCGTTGGAGTACTGGCCGGGCGAGCCCTCCCTGGACAACTACCGGAGCCTGTTCGAGCAGAGCAACTTCGGGGTGTTCCTGGGGAACTCGGCGATCGTCGCCACCACCGCTGGGGCCACCGCCACGCTGATCGCGCTGCTCAGCGCCTACGTGCTGGCACGGTTCCACTTCCGCTCCAAGGGTGCGGTGCTGATCGCGTTCCTGCTCACCCAGATGATCCCCGCGTTCATCGCACTGGGACCGCTGTACTCGATGATGTCCGATATCGGGCTGGTGGACCGGAAGTTCGGCCTGGTGCTGGTGTACGTGGCGATCAGCATCCCGTTCTCCACGATCATGCTGCGCGGGTTCTTCCAGAATGTTCCGGACGCCCTCGAGGAGGCGGCGATGATCGACGGCTGCTCCCGGCTGGGGGCACTGTTCCGGGTGATCGTTCCGGTGATGACGCCGGGCATCATTGCGGCGTTCATCTTCAACTTCGTGAACTCCTGGAACGAGCTGTTCCTCTCCGTGGTGTTGATGCACTCGGAGTCGAACCGCACCGTGCCGGCGGCGCTGAACGGCTTCATCTCCACGTTCAACATCGACTGGGGGTCGATGTCGGCGGCGGCGGTGCTGACGATCCTGCCGACCATGGTGATGTTCGCGCTGGCGAGCAAGTGGATCGTGCAGGGCCTGACGGCGGGGGCTGTGAAGGGCTGA
- a CDS encoding carbohydrate ABC transporter permease — protein MTTTSQRGPAATGGGAPGSRRQVPFRARHALTILAFLAPAIVFVGWFTYYPMLRGATMAFHDWNLWDLTSTPFVGLDNFRTILSDPVFPTVLRNSVLWVIGSLVPQFLIGFGLALALRKRFRFRGLYQALVFFPWAVSGFLIGMLFRWMFNAEFGVVNDLLGKLGVIDAPIPWLADPTLAMIAVIVANIWYGVTFFAIMILAALQSVPDEMLEAASIDGAGKARTLFSIIIPTIAMTLLLTVLLRIIWIFNFPDIIYAMTGGGPANRTHIITTWMINYTQQGNYGLASAIGLCVVGFLLVFCAFYLLAIRKADQS, from the coding sequence GTGACCACCACCTCTCAACGGGGCCCCGCCGCAACGGGCGGCGGGGCTCCGGGGAGCCGCCGCCAGGTGCCGTTCCGGGCCCGGCACGCGCTGACGATCCTCGCCTTCCTGGCCCCGGCGATCGTCTTCGTGGGCTGGTTCACCTACTACCCGATGCTCCGCGGCGCGACGATGGCGTTCCACGACTGGAACCTCTGGGACCTGACCTCCACGCCCTTCGTGGGCCTGGACAACTTCCGGACCATCCTGTCTGACCCGGTGTTCCCCACCGTGCTGCGCAACTCCGTGCTGTGGGTGATCGGCTCCCTGGTGCCGCAGTTCCTCATCGGGTTCGGCCTGGCGCTGGCTCTGCGCAAGCGGTTCCGGTTCCGCGGGCTCTACCAGGCGCTGGTGTTCTTCCCGTGGGCCGTCTCGGGGTTCCTCATCGGGATGCTGTTCCGGTGGATGTTCAACGCCGAGTTCGGCGTGGTGAACGACCTGCTCGGCAAGCTGGGTGTGATCGACGCCCCGATCCCGTGGCTCGCCGACCCCACCCTGGCGATGATCGCGGTGATCGTGGCGAACATCTGGTACGGCGTGACGTTCTTCGCGATCATGATCCTGGCCGCGCTGCAGTCCGTGCCGGACGAGATGCTCGAGGCCGCCAGCATCGACGGTGCGGGCAAGGCCCGCACGCTCTTCTCGATCATCATCCCGACGATCGCGATGACCCTGCTGCTCACCGTGCTGCTGCGGATCATCTGGATCTTCAACTTCCCGGACATCATCTATGCGATGACCGGGGGTGGGCCCGCGAATCGCACGCACATCATCACCACCTGGATGATCAACTACACCCAGCAGGGCAACTACGGCCTGGCCAGCGCGATCGGGCTGTGCGTGGTGGGCTTCCTGCTCGTCTTCTGTGCCTTCTATCTACTGGCCATCCGGAAGGCGGACCAGTCATGA
- a CDS encoding ABC transporter substrate-binding protein, whose protein sequence is MRYLRSAVAATAGLSMLALAACSGGSDDSGDSDGQVTLQMVESLTNPDRTTLIRGLLDDFEAENPDIQVELVSPPTEQADQTIQQMLQSGSGVDVLEVRDITVGPFSNNGWLYDMSGELESWDGWDDLTDNARTVAEGDGASYFLPYGFYGLSLFYRSDLVDEAGFDGPPSSWEDLLEQASAIQDPSSNTYGYAFRGGQNANSNVVAAIEAYVIDELDTENAFLMNDGSTIFAAPEARDALETYFALFEEASPPSAVSWGYPEMVEGFNNGSTAFLLQDPEVIATIQGSDTLSEDQWGTAPLLVGPTGRAAQPLAVAGWGVTEFSEHHEEALALVQFLASEGPATEFAQANSLVPPIASAADDPFYSEGPWTSYVTMTENPDTYVNVTQPRDVSWWTEWIQKSDQEIQSVLLGEMTHEELLTSWDEFWTEKYASE, encoded by the coding sequence ATGAGATACCTGCGTTCCGCCGTCGCCGCGACAGCTGGGCTTTCCATGCTTGCCCTGGCGGCCTGCTCGGGAGGCTCCGACGACTCCGGTGACTCCGACGGCCAAGTGACCCTGCAGATGGTGGAGTCCCTGACGAACCCGGACCGCACCACGCTGATCCGCGGTCTGCTCGACGACTTCGAGGCGGAGAACCCCGATATCCAGGTCGAGCTCGTCTCTCCGCCCACCGAGCAGGCGGACCAGACCATCCAGCAGATGCTGCAGTCCGGCTCCGGCGTGGACGTGCTCGAGGTCCGGGACATCACCGTGGGCCCGTTCTCCAACAACGGCTGGCTCTATGACATGAGCGGTGAGCTGGAGTCCTGGGACGGGTGGGACGATCTCACCGACAATGCGCGCACGGTGGCAGAAGGCGACGGCGCGAGCTACTTCCTCCCGTACGGGTTCTACGGTCTGTCCCTCTTCTATCGCAGCGATCTGGTGGACGAGGCCGGGTTCGACGGGCCGCCGTCCAGCTGGGAGGACCTGCTCGAACAGGCGTCGGCGATCCAGGACCCGTCCAGCAACACCTACGGGTACGCCTTCCGCGGCGGTCAGAACGCCAACAGCAATGTGGTCGCCGCGATCGAGGCGTACGTGATCGACGAACTCGACACCGAGAACGCCTTCCTGATGAACGACGGCTCCACGATCTTTGCTGCCCCGGAGGCCCGGGACGCGCTGGAGACCTACTTCGCGCTCTTCGAGGAGGCGTCACCGCCGTCCGCGGTCTCCTGGGGCTACCCCGAGATGGTGGAGGGTTTCAACAACGGCTCCACCGCCTTCCTGCTGCAGGACCCCGAGGTGATCGCCACCATCCAGGGGTCGGACACCCTCAGCGAGGACCAGTGGGGCACGGCGCCGTTGCTGGTGGGCCCGACCGGGCGCGCGGCTCAACCGCTGGCGGTGGCCGGCTGGGGCGTGACGGAGTTCAGCGAGCACCACGAGGAGGCGCTGGCCCTGGTGCAGTTCCTGGCCTCGGAAGGGCCGGCCACCGAGTTCGCGCAGGCGAACAGCCTGGTGCCGCCGATCGCGTCCGCCGCGGACGACCCGTTCTACTCCGAGGGCCCGTGGACCAGCTACGTGACCATGACCGAGAACCCGGACACCTACGTCAACGTCACGCAGCCGCGTGACGTGAGCTGGTGGACCGAGTGGATCCAGAAGTCGGACCAGGAGATCCAGAGCGTGCTGCTCGGGGAGATGACACACGAAGAGCTGCTCACCTCCTGGGACGAGTTCTGGACCGAGAAGTACGCCTCGGAGTGA
- a CDS encoding aminotransferase class V-fold PLP-dependent enzyme, with translation MQQSVRQAGVAAVRLRHHDRARDAWPLDPAVVHLNHGSFGAVPSEVVQYQDSLRAAADRNPVGWFPSVPEHVAAARGEIAPFIGARAEDLAFVPNASAAATVVYNSLRLAAGDEILVTDHGYGAITMGAHRLARRFGAHVRTVEIPLLAGDEEVLARFAAATTDRARLIVVDQITSPTARRFPVAQITAQAHRSGVRVLVDGAHAPGLIEAPARCGQPDWWFGNLHKWPCAPRGAAVLVSAADDRDELWPLIDSWGAAEPFPARFDTQGTLDATSYLAAPRAIAWVEREYRWAAARETMAELVDRGAAIIGEAIAPYLEEEPVVDLTAPVPSMRLVRMPDSLAESREAADGLRDVLFSEAGVEAAFTTFRSRPYLRLSAHLYNEEADFHRFVERALPLVLEACGAASLPTPAHNPSHFDPHTLEGEDS, from the coding sequence ATGCAGCAGTCGGTGCGCCAGGCGGGCGTCGCCGCCGTGCGCCTGCGCCACCATGATCGGGCGCGGGATGCCTGGCCGCTCGACCCGGCCGTGGTGCACCTCAACCACGGCTCGTTCGGTGCGGTCCCCAGCGAAGTCGTGCAGTACCAGGACTCGCTGCGCGCCGCAGCAGACCGCAACCCGGTCGGCTGGTTCCCGAGCGTGCCGGAACACGTGGCTGCAGCGCGCGGCGAGATCGCCCCCTTCATCGGCGCCCGCGCCGAGGACCTGGCATTCGTGCCGAACGCCTCGGCCGCTGCGACCGTCGTCTACAACAGCCTTCGCCTCGCTGCCGGCGACGAGATCCTCGTGACCGACCATGGCTACGGAGCCATCACGATGGGCGCGCATCGCCTGGCCCGCCGCTTCGGTGCGCACGTGCGCACGGTCGAGATCCCGCTGCTGGCCGGGGACGAGGAAGTGCTCGCCCGGTTCGCCGCAGCCACGACCGACCGCGCCCGGCTCATCGTGGTGGACCAGATCACCTCACCCACCGCACGTCGCTTCCCGGTGGCGCAGATCACCGCGCAGGCGCACCGGTCCGGGGTGCGGGTGCTCGTCGACGGCGCCCATGCCCCCGGCCTGATCGAGGCACCTGCCCGCTGTGGGCAGCCCGACTGGTGGTTCGGCAACCTGCACAAGTGGCCGTGCGCCCCCCGTGGCGCGGCCGTGCTGGTGAGCGCCGCCGACGACCGGGACGAACTGTGGCCGCTGATCGACTCCTGGGGGGCGGCGGAGCCGTTCCCGGCACGCTTCGACACCCAGGGCACGCTGGACGCCACCAGCTACCTCGCCGCACCCCGTGCGATCGCCTGGGTGGAGCGGGAGTACCGATGGGCGGCCGCCCGCGAGACGATGGCCGAGCTCGTCGACCGCGGCGCCGCGATCATCGGGGAGGCGATCGCGCCGTACCTCGAGGAGGAACCCGTGGTCGACCTCACCGCCCCAGTGCCGTCAATGCGGCTGGTACGGATGCCGGACAGCCTCGCCGAAAGTCGGGAGGCGGCCGACGGTCTGCGCGACGTGCTCTTCTCCGAGGCCGGTGTGGAGGCTGCGTTCACCACCTTCCGGTCACGGCCCTACCTGCGTCTCTCGGCGCACCTGTACAACGAAGAAGCCGACTTCCACCGCTTTGTCGAGCGAGCGCTCCCCCTCGTGCTCGAGGCGTGCGGGGCAGCCTCGCTGCCCACGCCCGCCCACAACCCGTCCCATTTCGACCCCCACACCCTCGAAGGAGAGGACTCATGA
- a CDS encoding FadR/GntR family transcriptional regulator, whose product MRALETALDGLRTLIAGGDLQPQERLPSESELCERFGVSRGSLREAIRMLSALGVLDTRHGSGTYVGDLRAAPILDNLSLTVGLLPLDSLLELTELRRALESHAASLAAARIDDATLAELGGLLDQLEATTDDAEQSRLDHEFHMRIVEVGANAAFAAMVAVLRSRSRAYRLFTTEDGAAVKQLSDAGHRAIWHGLRTRDPLAASAAAAAHVAQTEAWLRKHRPPAVVNHP is encoded by the coding sequence ATGCGTGCACTCGAGACGGCACTGGACGGGCTCCGGACGCTGATCGCCGGCGGGGACCTGCAGCCGCAGGAACGCCTGCCCAGCGAGTCCGAGCTCTGCGAGCGGTTCGGGGTCTCCCGCGGGTCGCTCCGCGAGGCGATCCGGATGCTCTCCGCGCTCGGGGTGCTCGACACCCGGCACGGCTCGGGCACCTACGTCGGCGATCTGCGCGCCGCCCCGATCCTGGACAACCTCTCGCTCACCGTGGGGCTGCTGCCGCTGGACTCGCTCCTGGAACTGACCGAGCTACGCCGAGCCCTCGAGTCGCACGCGGCGTCACTGGCGGCGGCGCGGATCGACGATGCCACGCTGGCCGAGCTCGGCGGGCTGCTCGACCAGCTCGAGGCCACCACCGACGACGCGGAACAGTCCCGCCTCGATCACGAGTTCCACATGCGCATCGTGGAGGTCGGCGCGAACGCGGCCTTCGCTGCGATGGTGGCGGTGCTGCGGTCCCGCTCTCGTGCCTACCGCCTGTTCACCACCGAGGACGGTGCCGCGGTGAAACAACTCTCCGACGCCGGGCACCGCGCGATCTGGCACGGCCTGCGGACCAGGGACCCCCTCGCGGCCTCCGCCGCTGCGGCCGCTCACGTCGCGCAGACCGAGGCCTGGTTGCGCAAGCACCGGCCCCCCGCCGTCGTGAATCATCCGTGA